One Lytechinus variegatus isolate NC3 chromosome 11, Lvar_3.0, whole genome shotgun sequence DNA segment encodes these proteins:
- the LOC121423951 gene encoding AP-1 complex subunit mu-1 isoform X2, with protein MSVSALFILDLKGKVLISRNYRGDVDMSAIDKFMTLMMDREDEESLSPIIIHGGVNYMYIKHNNLYIVTISKKNANVALVFTILHKIVEVFIEYFKEMEEESIRDNFVIIYELLDELIDFGYPQTTDSKILQEYITQEGQKLEIAPKPPPAITNAVSWRSDNIKYRKNEVFLDVIESVNLLVNVNGNVLRSEIIGSIKMRVFLSGMPELRLGLNDKVLFENTGRKSKSVELEDVKFHQCVRLSRFENDRTISFIPPDGEFELMSYRLNTHVKPLIWIESVIERHSHSRVEYMIKAKSQFKRRSTANNVDVIIPVPSDADSPKFKTTVGFAKYVPEKNAVVWHIKSFPGGKEFLMRAHFNLPSVAAEEAEGRPPISVKFEIPYFTTSGIQVRYLKIIEKSGYQALPWVRYITQNGDYQVRVQ; from the exons GTCCTCATCTCCAGAAATTACCGAGGTGATGTGGACATGTCGGCCATTGACAAGTTTATGACTCTTATGATGGACAGAGAAGATGAGGAATCGTTATCACCCATCATCATCCACGGGGGagtcaattacatgtacatcaaacaCAACAACTTATACA TTGTTACGATATCCAAGAAGAATGCCAACGTTGCCCTCGTATTCACCATCCTCCACAAAATTGTTGAG GTTTTCATTGAATACTTCAAAGAGATGGAAGAAGAAAGTATCAGAGATAACTTTGTCATCATCTACGAGTTACTGGATGAACTTATTGATTTTGGCTACCCTCAGACGACAGACAGTAAAATACTCCAAGA ATATATCACTCAGGAAGGTCAGAAACTAGAAATAGCCCCCAAACCGCCCCCAGCAATCACCAATGCCGTCTCATGGAGGAGTGATAACATCAAATACCGCAAGAATGAAGTCTTTTTAGATGTCATTGAATCTGTCAATTTACTG GTGAATGTTAATGGTAATGTACTGAGAAGTGAAATCATAGGATCCATCAAGATGAGAGTGTTTTTATCAGGAATGCCAGAACTCAGACTTGGACTCAACGATAAAGTGCTCTTTGAAAACACCGGCA GAAAGAGCAAGTCAGTCGAGCTGGAAGACGTCAAATTCCACCAGTGCGTGCGTCTCTCCCGGTTTGAGAACGACCGTACCATCTCTTTCATACCGCCCGATGGGGAGTTTGAACTCATGTCGTACAGACTCAATACCCAT GTTAAACCGCTCATCTGGATCGAGTCTGTCATCGAGCGTCATTCTCATTCCCGAGTGGAGTACATGATCAAAGCAAAGAGCCAGTTCAAGCGAAGATCAACAGCAAACAATGTAGACGTCATCATTCCCGTTCCAAGCGACGCAGACTCGCCCAAGTTCAAGACGACTGTAGGCTTTGCCAAGTACGTGCCTGAGAAGAATGCGGTGGTATGGCATATCAAGTCTTTCCCA GGAGGCAAGGAATTTCTGATGCGAGCTCACTTCAATCTGCCTAGCGTAGCAGCAGAAGAGGCCGAGGGGAGACCTCCTATCAGTGTCAAGTTTGAGATCCCTTACTTCACAACATCAGGCATTCAG gttcgatatttgaaaattattgagaAGAGTGGCTATCAAGCCTTACCTTGGGTTAGATACATCACTCAGAATGGAGATTACCAAGTCAGAGTGCAGTAA
- the LOC121423951 gene encoding AP-1 complex subunit mu-1 isoform X1 translates to MSVSALFILDLKGKVLISRNYRGDVDMSAIDKFMTLMMDREDEESLSPIIIHGGVNYMYIKHNNLYIVTISKKNANVALVFTILHKIVEVFIEYFKEMEEESIRDNFVIIYELLDELIDFGYPQTTDSKILQEYITQEGQKLEIAPKPPPAITNAVSWRSDNIKYRKNEVFLDVIESVNLLVNVNGNVLRSEIIGSIKMRVFLSGMPELRLGLNDKVLFENTGRGKSKSVELEDVKFHQCVRLSRFENDRTISFIPPDGEFELMSYRLNTHVKPLIWIESVIERHSHSRVEYMIKAKSQFKRRSTANNVDVIIPVPSDADSPKFKTTVGFAKYVPEKNAVVWHIKSFPGGKEFLMRAHFNLPSVAAEEAEGRPPISVKFEIPYFTTSGIQVRYLKIIEKSGYQALPWVRYITQNGDYQVRVQ, encoded by the exons GTCCTCATCTCCAGAAATTACCGAGGTGATGTGGACATGTCGGCCATTGACAAGTTTATGACTCTTATGATGGACAGAGAAGATGAGGAATCGTTATCACCCATCATCATCCACGGGGGagtcaattacatgtacatcaaacaCAACAACTTATACA TTGTTACGATATCCAAGAAGAATGCCAACGTTGCCCTCGTATTCACCATCCTCCACAAAATTGTTGAG GTTTTCATTGAATACTTCAAAGAGATGGAAGAAGAAAGTATCAGAGATAACTTTGTCATCATCTACGAGTTACTGGATGAACTTATTGATTTTGGCTACCCTCAGACGACAGACAGTAAAATACTCCAAGA ATATATCACTCAGGAAGGTCAGAAACTAGAAATAGCCCCCAAACCGCCCCCAGCAATCACCAATGCCGTCTCATGGAGGAGTGATAACATCAAATACCGCAAGAATGAAGTCTTTTTAGATGTCATTGAATCTGTCAATTTACTG GTGAATGTTAATGGTAATGTACTGAGAAGTGAAATCATAGGATCCATCAAGATGAGAGTGTTTTTATCAGGAATGCCAGAACTCAGACTTGGACTCAACGATAAAGTGCTCTTTGAAAACACCGGCA GAGGAAAGAGCAAGTCAGTCGAGCTGGAAGACGTCAAATTCCACCAGTGCGTGCGTCTCTCCCGGTTTGAGAACGACCGTACCATCTCTTTCATACCGCCCGATGGGGAGTTTGAACTCATGTCGTACAGACTCAATACCCAT GTTAAACCGCTCATCTGGATCGAGTCTGTCATCGAGCGTCATTCTCATTCCCGAGTGGAGTACATGATCAAAGCAAAGAGCCAGTTCAAGCGAAGATCAACAGCAAACAATGTAGACGTCATCATTCCCGTTCCAAGCGACGCAGACTCGCCCAAGTTCAAGACGACTGTAGGCTTTGCCAAGTACGTGCCTGAGAAGAATGCGGTGGTATGGCATATCAAGTCTTTCCCA GGAGGCAAGGAATTTCTGATGCGAGCTCACTTCAATCTGCCTAGCGTAGCAGCAGAAGAGGCCGAGGGGAGACCTCCTATCAGTGTCAAGTTTGAGATCCCTTACTTCACAACATCAGGCATTCAG gttcgatatttgaaaattattgagaAGAGTGGCTATCAAGCCTTACCTTGGGTTAGATACATCACTCAGAATGGAGATTACCAAGTCAGAGTGCAGTAA